The genomic segment CAGAAACGACAAACACAGCTGATCTCTCTGTATTTTAATTTCATATTTAGCGGCAGGTGTTTCAAGATGCTCTCGCGTCGCGCTCCAGAGGGTACATTCAACAACGGCGCCCCTCCATCAGGGAGTTCCCACGACTCTGTGGAAGCTGGGTAGGCTTAACCACATCGCCATCGCTGTCCCTGACATGGAGAAGGCCACGGCGCTGTATCGGGATGTGCTGGGGGCCACGGTGAGCGAGAAGGTACCCCTGCCCGATCACGGCGTCTACACGGTGTTCGTGGAGCTCGGCAACACCAAgctggagctgctccatccTCTAGGAGAGAAGAGCCCCATCTCGGGCTTCTTGCAGAAGAACAAGTCAGGAGGAATGCATCATATTTGTATCGAGGTGAGAGGCGATGACAGGGGAGagcttttattacattttttcatgACTCTGCTTCATTTATCTGTTCACGTGACCCCAAGTTCACGAGACTGAATTCAGAATTTGGTCATCTTCTTACTTCCTCTTGTCTACGTCTACTGTGACATGCATATAATGAATGAGTGAACTGGTATAAAGCATTAGTCGCACTAGTGTTTTACGAGCCAATCCTCGCCTTCTGGTTCATATTCATTTTCCTTTTGCTCTGAGGATGTGCTGCAGAAAAATCTCTCTCTCGTGTTTTATGAGGATTTTTTGTGTGAATCGGTGTAGTAGTATGGCTGTTTGGtacatataaatacatacatattcGGTACATATGATATGACCTGGGATGACCACACGATTATCAttgcttgtgtttttattttaagatcTACTCTGAATTTACAAATACCCATCATAAGGTAATAATTTAAAAGATGGAAACTAACaaattaaactaaaaataaacattttcaaacactaaaaactggaaaataatTGTCATCACTGACCATGAGAATGGCCTAATGTAATATTATGAATTTACTAAATTGCATAAagtaaaataactttaaaaaaagcagttcaacttttgcagaaacatcgttttacctttttgtttttttatgtttgtttgtt from the Oreochromis niloticus isolate F11D_XX linkage group LG1, O_niloticus_UMD_NMBU, whole genome shotgun sequence genome contains:
- the mcee gene encoding methylmalonyl-CoA epimerase, mitochondrial isoform X1, coding for MKCFYVKHKGETRLIINILPKPRRINVLSGSPRNRSVPATWFRGTNMASAVLKVAAAGVSRCSRVALQRVHSTTAPLHQGVPTTLWKLGRLNHIAIAVPDMEKATALYRDVLGATVSEKVPLPDHGVYTVFVELGNTKLELLHPLGEKSPISGFLQKNKSGGMHHICIEVDDINAAIADLKTKNIRMLSAEPRIGAHGKPVMFLHPKDCDGVLVELEEA
- the mcee gene encoding methylmalonyl-CoA epimerase, mitochondrial isoform X2, coding for MMLSFVIGNCNFFRKLKRARKVDEHKQCLRYIMNQKHSESANLRQAAGVSRCSRVALQRVHSTTAPLHQGVPTTLWKLGRLNHIAIAVPDMEKATALYRDVLGATVSEKVPLPDHGVYTVFVELGNTKLELLHPLGEKSPISGFLQKNKSGGMHHICIEVDDINAAIADLKTKNIRMLSAEPRIGAHGKPVMFLHPKDCDGVLVELEEA